The genomic DNA CGATCTGAGTCGCGAGGACCTTGAACTGGTACTGGCGACCGCGGCGAAACTGAAAGCAAACCCACAGCCGGAGCTGCTGAAGCACAAGGTCATTGCCAGTTGCTTCTTCGAAGCCTCGACCCGCACCCGCCTGTCGTTTGAAACCGCGATGCATCGCCTTGGCGCGAGCGTGGTCGGTTTCTCTGACAGCGCTAACACGTCGCTGGGCAAGAAAGGGGAAACCCTCGCCGACACCATTTCGGTCATCAGCACCTACGTTGACGCCATCGTGATGCGTCACCCGCAGGAAGGCGCAGCGCGTCTGGCGACCGAGTTTTCCGGCAAGGTGCCCATTCTGAACGCCGGCGATGGCTCCAACCAGCACCCGACGCAGACGCTGCTGGATCTGTTCACCATTCAGGAAACCCAGGGCCGTCTGGAAAACCTCAGCGTGGCGATGGTTGGCGACCTGAAATATGGCCGTACCGTACACTCACTGACCCAGGCGCTGGCGAAATTCAACGGCAACCGCTTTTACTTTATCGCCCCGGATGCACTGGCGATGCCGCAATACATCCTCGACATGCTGGACGAAAAAGGCATTGCCTGGAGTCTGCACAGCGCCATCGACGAAGTGCTGGCCGAAGTAGACATTCTGTACATGACCCGCGTGCAGAAAGAGCGTCTCGATCCGTCGGAATACGCCAACGTCAAAGCGCAGTTTGTGCTGCGCGCCAGCGATCTGGAACATGCACGCAGCAATATGAAGGTACTGCACCCGCTGCCGCGTGTTGATGAAATCGCCACTGATGTCGACAAAACGCCGTACGCCTGGTACTTCCAGCAGGCAGGCAACGGGATTTT from Trabulsiella odontotermitis includes the following:
- the pyrB gene encoding aspartate carbamoyltransferase produces the protein MANPLYQKHIISINDLSREDLELVLATAAKLKANPQPELLKHKVIASCFFEASTRTRLSFETAMHRLGASVVGFSDSANTSLGKKGETLADTISVISTYVDAIVMRHPQEGAARLATEFSGKVPILNAGDGSNQHPTQTLLDLFTIQETQGRLENLSVAMVGDLKYGRTVHSLTQALAKFNGNRFYFIAPDALAMPQYILDMLDEKGIAWSLHSAIDEVLAEVDILYMTRVQKERLDPSEYANVKAQFVLRASDLEHARSNMKVLHPLPRVDEIATDVDKTPYAWYFQQAGNGIFARQALLALVLNSDLVL